A genomic segment from Halorubrum depositum encodes:
- the leuC gene encoding 3-isopropylmalate dehydratase large subunit: MSEGTLYDKVWDRHKVTELPTGQDQLFVGLHLVHEVTSPQAFGMLKERGKEVAFPERTHATVDHIVPTGNRDRPFKDEAAETMMSELEENLRGSGIDFSDPDSGNQGIVHVIGPEQGLTQPGMTIVCGDSHTSTHGAFGALAFGIGTSQIRDVLATGCVAMEKQKVRRIEVTGELGEGVTAKDIILTIIGKLGTDGGVGHVYEYGGEAIESLGMEGRMSICNMSIEGGARAGYVNPDETTYEWLRETDAFKDDPEKFERLKPYWESIRTDDDAEYDDVVTIDGSAIEPTVTWGTTPGQTAGITEPIPDPDDLPEEDRDTARRAQKHMRVEPGDTMEGYEIDVAFLGSCTNARLKDLREAAAFVEGREVDDDVRAMVVPGSQRVRDAAEAEGLDEIFTEAGFDWREPGCSMCLGMNDDQLVGDEASASSSNRNFVGRQGSKEGRTVLMSPIMVAAAAVTGVVTDVREMEEVATV; encoded by the coding sequence ATGAGCGAGGGGACCCTGTACGACAAGGTGTGGGACCGCCACAAGGTGACGGAGCTGCCGACCGGACAGGACCAGCTGTTCGTCGGGCTCCACCTCGTCCACGAGGTCACCAGCCCGCAGGCGTTCGGGATGCTGAAAGAGCGCGGGAAGGAGGTCGCGTTCCCGGAGCGCACGCACGCGACGGTCGACCACATCGTGCCGACCGGCAACCGCGACCGACCGTTCAAAGACGAGGCGGCCGAGACCATGATGTCGGAGCTCGAGGAGAACCTCCGCGGGTCCGGCATCGACTTCTCGGACCCCGACTCGGGGAACCAGGGGATCGTCCACGTCATCGGACCGGAGCAGGGGCTCACCCAGCCCGGCATGACGATCGTCTGCGGCGACTCACACACCTCGACGCACGGCGCGTTCGGCGCGCTGGCGTTCGGCATCGGCACCTCGCAGATTCGCGACGTGCTGGCGACGGGCTGCGTCGCCATGGAGAAACAGAAGGTCCGCCGGATCGAGGTCACCGGCGAGCTCGGCGAGGGCGTCACCGCGAAGGACATTATCCTGACGATCATCGGGAAGCTCGGGACCGACGGCGGCGTCGGCCACGTCTACGAGTACGGCGGCGAGGCCATCGAGAGTCTCGGCATGGAGGGACGGATGTCCATCTGTAACATGTCCATCGAGGGCGGCGCCCGCGCGGGGTACGTCAACCCCGACGAGACCACCTACGAGTGGCTCCGGGAGACGGACGCGTTCAAAGACGATCCGGAGAAGTTCGAGCGGCTGAAGCCCTACTGGGAGTCGATCCGGACCGACGACGACGCCGAGTACGACGACGTCGTCACCATCGACGGGTCGGCGATCGAGCCGACCGTGACGTGGGGGACCACGCCCGGACAGACCGCGGGCATCACCGAGCCGATCCCCGACCCGGACGACCTCCCCGAGGAGGACCGCGACACCGCCCGCCGCGCCCAAAAGCACATGCGCGTCGAGCCGGGCGACACGATGGAGGGGTACGAGATCGACGTGGCGTTCCTCGGATCGTGTACGAACGCGCGCCTGAAGGACCTCCGCGAGGCCGCGGCGTTCGTCGAGGGCCGCGAGGTCGACGACGACGTGCGCGCGATGGTCGTGCCCGGCAGTCAGCGCGTCCGCGACGCCGCCGAGGCGGAGGGGTTAGACGAGATCTTCACCGAGGCTGGCTTCGACTGGCGCGAGCCCGGCTGCTCGATGTGTCTCGGCATGAACGACGATCAGCTGGTGGGCGACGAGGCGAGCGCGTCCTCCTCGAACCGGAACTTCGTCGGCCGACAGGGGTCGAAAGAGGGCCGGACCGTGCTGATGAGTCCGATCATGGTCGCGGCCGCGGCGGTGACCGGCGTGGTCACCGACGTCCGCGAGATGGAGGAGGTGGCGACCGTATGA
- the leuD gene encoding 3-isopropylmalate dehydratase small subunit, translating into MSSPEFSDGEAPAEKVTEVKGTGIPVRGNDVDTDQIIPARFLKVVTFDGLGQFAFFDQRFDDDDNEKEHPFNEEKYQGANVLVVNANFGCGSSREHAPQALMRWGIDAVVGESFAEIFAGNCLALGIPTVTADQESIEALQDYVEANPDAEVDIDVAAETITYDDTVIDATVHDAQRKALVEGVWDTTALMGANAGAVRETARSLPYVPEADIPGDEA; encoded by the coding sequence ATGAGCTCCCCCGAGTTCAGCGACGGCGAGGCGCCGGCGGAGAAGGTCACCGAGGTCAAGGGGACGGGGATCCCCGTCCGCGGGAACGACGTCGACACCGACCAGATCATCCCGGCGCGGTTCCTGAAGGTCGTCACCTTCGACGGGCTGGGGCAGTTCGCCTTCTTCGACCAGCGGTTCGACGACGACGACAACGAGAAAGAGCACCCCTTTAACGAGGAGAAGTACCAGGGCGCGAACGTCTTAGTGGTCAACGCCAACTTCGGCTGCGGCTCCTCGCGCGAGCACGCGCCGCAGGCGCTGATGCGCTGGGGGATCGACGCCGTCGTCGGCGAGTCGTTCGCGGAGATCTTCGCGGGCAACTGCCTCGCGCTCGGCATCCCGACGGTCACCGCCGACCAGGAGTCGATCGAGGCGCTCCAGGACTACGTCGAGGCGAACCCCGACGCGGAGGTCGACATCGACGTGGCCGCGGAGACGATCACGTACGACGACACCGTGATCGACGCGACGGTCCACGACGCCCAGCGGAAGGCCCTCGTCGAGGGCGTCTGGGACACCACGGCGCTGATGGGCGCGAACGCGGGCGCGGTCCGCGAGACCGCCCGGTCGCTCCCCTACGTTCCGGAAGCGGACATTCCGGGGGACGAGGCGTGA
- a CDS encoding isocitrate/isopropylmalate family dehydrogenase has product MSHEVAVIEGDGIGREVVPAALEVLEAFDLGFEFVRGEAGDATKEATGEALPAETYELAAGADATLFGAAGETAADVILPLRDAVDSFVNVRPAKAYPGVDALRPETDVVFLRENTEGVYSGHEDRLSEDLSTLTRVVTSSASRELAEYACEFVADGRGPAGGPEDGFTVAHKANVMRETDGRFREEMLAVADERGVDADEELMDAFATKLPLDPTQYGVIVCPNLAGDVLSDLAAGLVGGLGLLPSANVGHDNALFEPVHGTAPDIAGQGVANPTAAILSAAMLLEYLGYVEEGGRVRDAVEGVLSNGPRTGDLGGDATTDEITAAIVDRL; this is encoded by the coding sequence GTGAGCCACGAGGTCGCCGTCATCGAGGGCGACGGGATCGGCCGGGAGGTCGTCCCCGCGGCCCTCGAGGTGTTGGAGGCGTTCGACCTCGGCTTCGAGTTCGTCCGGGGCGAGGCCGGCGACGCGACCAAGGAGGCGACCGGCGAGGCGCTTCCGGCGGAGACGTACGAGCTCGCCGCGGGCGCGGACGCGACGCTGTTCGGCGCGGCCGGCGAGACCGCCGCCGACGTCATCCTCCCGCTCCGGGACGCCGTCGACTCGTTCGTCAACGTCCGACCGGCGAAGGCGTACCCCGGCGTCGACGCGCTCCGGCCTGAGACGGACGTCGTCTTCTTACGCGAGAACACCGAGGGCGTCTACTCGGGCCACGAGGACCGGCTCTCCGAGGACCTCTCGACGCTGACGCGGGTGGTCACCTCCTCGGCCTCCCGGGAGCTGGCGGAGTACGCCTGCGAGTTTGTCGCCGACGGGCGCGGCCCCGCCGGCGGCCCGGAGGACGGGTTCACGGTCGCGCACAAGGCGAACGTGATGCGCGAGACGGACGGCCGGTTCCGCGAGGAGATGCTCGCGGTGGCCGACGAGCGCGGCGTCGACGCCGACGAGGAGCTGATGGACGCGTTCGCGACGAAGCTCCCGCTCGACCCGACGCAGTACGGCGTGATCGTCTGTCCGAACCTCGCCGGCGACGTGCTCTCGGATTTAGCGGCCGGGCTCGTCGGCGGGCTCGGTCTGCTCCCGTCGGCGAACGTCGGCCACGACAACGCGCTGTTCGAGCCGGTCCACGGCACCGCGCCCGACATCGCCGGGCAGGGGGTCGCGAACCCGACGGCGGCGATCCTGTCGGCCGCCATGCTGCTGGAGTACCTCGGCTACGTCGAGGAGGGCGGACGGGTGCGCGACGCCGTGGAGGGCGTGCTCTCCAACGGGCCCCGCACCGGCGACCTCGGCGGCGACGCGACGACCGACGAGATTACTGCTGCGATCGTCGACCGGCTATAG
- a CDS encoding DUF555 domain-containing protein, whose product MSNYEVAMEAAWLVRDVEETDDAIGVAVSEAGKRLNETDKQYVEVEPGVTGCPACGEPFDAAFLAANTALVGLLLEIDIFNADSEEHAERIAKSEVGGALRDVPLEVIEIIETEGDEDDDGDE is encoded by the coding sequence ATGAGCAACTACGAAGTCGCGATGGAAGCCGCCTGGTTGGTCCGTGACGTCGAGGAGACCGACGACGCCATCGGCGTCGCGGTCAGCGAAGCCGGAAAGCGACTCAACGAGACGGACAAGCAGTACGTCGAGGTCGAACCCGGCGTCACCGGCTGTCCGGCCTGCGGCGAGCCGTTCGACGCCGCGTTCCTCGCCGCGAACACGGCCCTCGTCGGGCTCCTCCTCGAGATCGACATCTTCAACGCCGACAGCGAGGAGCACGCGGAGCGGATCGCGAAGAGCGAGGTCGGCGGCGCGCTGCGCGACGTTCCCCTGGAAGTCATCGAGATCATCGAGACGGAGGGCGACGAGGACGACGACGGCGACGAGTAA
- a CDS encoding CBS domain-containing protein, whose translation MELPTPQDLRERRTTLELTQSELADAADVSQPLIARIEGGDVDPRLSTLRRIVNALQEAEGEVVRASDLMNETVISVAPDDAVREAVDLMEEEAYSQLPVLQNGVPVGSISQGDVVHAGENVGDHPVSEVMSESFPTVAPSATVDEVRNLLDHYKAVMVTDGGETVGIITEADIAAHLS comes from the coding sequence ATGGAACTCCCGACGCCACAGGACCTCCGCGAGCGGCGGACGACGCTGGAGCTGACCCAGAGCGAGCTGGCGGACGCCGCGGACGTCTCCCAGCCCCTGATCGCCCGGATCGAGGGCGGCGACGTCGACCCGCGGCTCTCGACGCTCCGGCGGATCGTCAACGCGCTCCAGGAGGCGGAGGGCGAGGTCGTGCGCGCGAGCGACCTGATGAACGAGACGGTGATCAGCGTCGCGCCCGACGACGCGGTGCGCGAGGCGGTCGACCTGATGGAGGAGGAGGCGTACTCGCAGCTCCCGGTCCTCCAGAACGGGGTGCCCGTCGGCTCGATCAGTCAGGGCGACGTGGTCCACGCGGGAGAAAACGTCGGCGACCACCCCGTCAGCGAGGTGATGAGCGAGTCGTTCCCCACGGTCGCGCCGAGCGCGACCGTCGACGAGGTCCGGAACCTGCTCGACCACTACAAGGCCGTGATGGTCACCGACGGCGGGGAGACGGTCGGGATCATCACCGAGGCGGACATCGCCGCGCACCTCTCGTAG
- the purM gene encoding phosphoribosylformylglycinamidine cyclo-ligase, whose amino-acid sequence MTEGDGGETGESDDGAASEGGDELTYADAGVDIDASEAATAALIGAVGEAEGDYAGLLDIGDRYLALATDGVGTKLLVAEALGDYSTVGIDCIAMNVNDLVAAGVRPVAFVDYLAVDEPDERFAEQVGDGLARGAELADMELVGGETAVMPDVINGLDLAGTCAGLAAKDAVFDGAAEPGDALVGWRSSGIHSNGLTLAREAATRDHAYADPCPFEGYETVGDALLEPTRIYTDLLDPMRERGVRGAAHVTGGGWTNLTRLGDHRYVVDDAFDPQPVFEFVQAEGNVPDEEMYRTFNMGTGFVAALDPESAESLAAETGGRVIGRVEEADPTAAGDGDDAEAGTVSIRGLEL is encoded by the coding sequence ATGACCGAGGGCGACGGCGGCGAGACGGGGGAGAGCGACGATGGAGCGGCGAGCGAGGGCGGCGACGAACTCACCTACGCCGACGCGGGCGTCGACATCGACGCGAGCGAGGCGGCGACCGCGGCGCTGATCGGCGCGGTCGGCGAGGCCGAGGGCGACTACGCCGGCCTCCTCGACATCGGCGACCGGTACCTCGCGCTCGCGACCGACGGCGTCGGGACGAAACTGCTCGTCGCAGAGGCGCTCGGCGACTACTCGACGGTCGGCATCGACTGCATCGCGATGAACGTCAACGACCTCGTCGCCGCCGGGGTCCGCCCCGTCGCCTTCGTCGACTACCTCGCGGTCGACGAGCCCGACGAGCGGTTCGCCGAACAGGTCGGCGACGGGCTCGCCCGCGGCGCCGAGCTCGCCGACATGGAGCTCGTCGGCGGCGAGACGGCGGTGATGCCGGACGTCATCAACGGGCTCGATCTGGCGGGCACCTGCGCCGGCCTCGCCGCCAAAGACGCCGTCTTCGACGGCGCGGCCGAACCGGGCGACGCGCTGGTCGGCTGGCGCTCCTCGGGGATCCACTCGAACGGGCTCACGCTCGCCCGCGAGGCGGCCACCCGAGACCACGCGTACGCGGACCCCTGCCCGTTCGAGGGGTACGAGACGGTCGGCGACGCCCTCCTGGAGCCGACCCGGATCTACACCGACCTGCTCGATCCCATGCGCGAGCGCGGGGTGCGCGGCGCGGCCCACGTCACCGGCGGCGGCTGGACGAACCTGACGCGGCTCGGCGACCACCGGTACGTCGTCGACGACGCGTTCGACCCCCAGCCCGTCTTCGAGTTCGTGCAGGCCGAGGGGAACGTCCCCGACGAGGAGATGTACCGCACGTTCAACATGGGCACCGGCTTCGTGGCCGCGCTCGATCCCGAGTCGGCCGAGTCGCTGGCGGCCGAGACCGGCGGGCGCGTGATCGGGCGGGTGGAGGAGGCCGACCCGACGGCGGCAGGCGACGGCGACGACGCCGAGGCGGGAACCGTCTCGATCCGCGGACTGGAGCTGTAG
- a CDS encoding metalloprotease: protein MSSAFKGRRIAGLYFSGTELRDLLVAWLALGVAFTFFFVNGTAGFDRLLAAGVIPPLLVGLLTAGVAFLLHEIAHKVVAVRYDQVAEFRADNSMLFLAVMSSLLGFIFAAPGAVHHRGRLTPREHGHIALAGPVVNLLLTVVFLPALLLGPVVGSPVITLIGSRGIAINVFLAAFNLIPYGPLDGKTVFDWSKAAWAGFFVVSVVLTVGLVFVGGLGFGGPF from the coding sequence GTGAGCTCGGCGTTCAAAGGGCGCCGGATCGCCGGCCTCTACTTCAGCGGCACGGAGCTGCGCGACCTGCTCGTGGCGTGGCTCGCGCTCGGCGTCGCGTTCACGTTCTTCTTCGTCAACGGCACCGCCGGCTTCGACCGGCTGCTCGCGGCGGGGGTGATCCCGCCGCTGCTCGTCGGCCTGCTCACCGCCGGGGTGGCGTTCCTCCTCCACGAGATCGCGCACAAGGTCGTCGCGGTCCGGTACGACCAGGTGGCCGAGTTCCGGGCCGACAACAGCATGCTGTTCCTGGCCGTGATGAGCTCGCTGCTCGGCTTCATCTTCGCCGCGCCCGGCGCGGTCCATCACCGCGGTCGGCTGACCCCGCGGGAACACGGCCACATCGCGCTCGCCGGGCCGGTCGTCAACCTGCTTCTCACCGTCGTCTTCCTCCCGGCGCTCCTGCTCGGTCCGGTCGTCGGTAGCCCCGTGATCACCCTGATCGGCTCCCGCGGGATCGCGATCAACGTCTTCCTCGCCGCCTTCAACCTGATCCCGTACGGCCCGCTCGACGGGAAGACCGTGTTCGACTGGAGCAAGGCGGCGTGGGCCGGCTTCTTCGTCGTCTCCGTGGTTCTCACGGTCGGGCTCGTCTTCGTGGGCGGGCTCGGCTTCGGCGGGCCGTTCTGA
- a CDS encoding TraB/GumN family protein, with translation MTETPGGSDGASAPPTASDPAATSDPDEGVGSAGSDGDGDAPGSVTVVGTAHVSERSVDEVEEAIERERPDVVAVELDEGRYRQLQGETPDDLDASDLLRGNTVFQFLAYWMLSYVQTQLGERFDIEPGADMRAAIDVAEGLGIDVALVDRDIQTTIQRFWARMTVTEKLRMVGGLAFGVTDSRVVGVLAGLFVGILAGPAIGLFGGAFGVTTALLTSVTGGVLVAVAVGIAVDQVGKLALSPDGRLYAASGLGVAAGVAAAASGVANGLVSTYLGGFAVTAIGSLGLGISLGLTLGVVVAALLGLVDGGGEPEHGGIEELGVEELTDTDVVTMMMEEFRQFSPGGAEALIDERDAFIAHRLVALREAGRDVVAVVGAGHREGIEGYLAAPETLPPMESLVGRERGGGGLPWKKAIGYAITVGFVGFFVLLALAGVENAFLLRVFGAWFLINGVFAFAFAKVAGARWTSAGVGGAVAWMTSINPVLAPGWFTGYVELRHITVNVGDIGTLNELLSDETLSPSALVSRMLDVPLFKLIVVVAMTNVGSIVASFLFAVYVIPAMFGAEVGGVDEVGRLLIDGAYAGAELIRNALTGGGGA, from the coding sequence ATGACAGAGACGCCAGGGGGCTCCGACGGCGCGTCCGCGCCCCCGACGGCGAGCGACCCCGCGGCGACGTCGGACCCCGACGAGGGCGTCGGATCCGCCGGGAGCGACGGCGACGGGGACGCGCCCGGCTCCGTGACCGTCGTCGGCACCGCGCACGTCTCCGAGCGCTCGGTCGACGAGGTCGAGGAGGCGATCGAGCGCGAGCGCCCCGATGTCGTCGCCGTCGAGCTCGACGAGGGCCGATACCGCCAGCTGCAGGGCGAGACCCCCGACGACCTCGACGCGAGCGACCTCCTGCGCGGGAACACCGTCTTCCAGTTCCTCGCGTACTGGATGCTGTCGTACGTCCAGACCCAGCTCGGCGAGCGCTTCGACATCGAGCCGGGCGCGGACATGCGCGCGGCCATCGACGTCGCCGAGGGGCTCGGGATCGACGTCGCCCTCGTCGACCGGGACATCCAGACGACGATCCAGCGCTTCTGGGCACGGATGACGGTCACGGAGAAGCTCCGGATGGTCGGCGGGCTCGCGTTCGGCGTCACCGACTCGCGGGTCGTCGGCGTGCTCGCGGGGCTGTTCGTCGGGATCCTCGCGGGGCCGGCGATCGGCCTGTTCGGCGGGGCCTTCGGCGTGACCACCGCCCTGCTGACCAGCGTGACCGGCGGCGTGTTGGTCGCCGTCGCGGTCGGGATCGCCGTCGATCAGGTCGGGAAGCTCGCGCTCTCGCCGGACGGCCGGCTCTACGCGGCGAGCGGGCTCGGCGTCGCCGCCGGGGTCGCCGCGGCGGCCTCCGGCGTCGCGAACGGGCTCGTCTCGACGTACCTCGGCGGCTTCGCCGTGACGGCGATCGGCAGTCTCGGCCTCGGGATCTCGCTCGGTCTGACGCTCGGCGTCGTCGTGGCGGCGCTGCTCGGACTGGTCGACGGCGGGGGAGAGCCGGAGCACGGCGGCATCGAGGAGCTCGGCGTCGAGGAGCTCACCGACACCGACGTGGTGACGATGATGATGGAGGAGTTCCGCCAGTTCTCGCCGGGCGGCGCCGAGGCGCTCATCGACGAGCGGGACGCGTTCATCGCCCACCGCCTCGTCGCACTCCGAGAGGCCGGCAGGGACGTCGTCGCCGTCGTCGGCGCGGGCCACCGCGAGGGGATCGAGGGGTACCTCGCCGCCCCCGAGACGCTTCCCCCCATGGAGAGCCTCGTCGGCCGCGAGCGGGGCGGCGGCGGGCTGCCGTGGAAGAAGGCGATCGGCTACGCGATCACCGTCGGCTTCGTCGGATTCTTCGTCCTGCTCGCGCTGGCGGGCGTCGAGAACGCGTTCCTGCTCCGGGTGTTCGGCGCGTGGTTCCTCATCAACGGGGTCTTCGCGTTCGCGTTCGCGAAGGTCGCCGGCGCGCGGTGGACCTCCGCGGGCGTCGGCGGCGCCGTCGCGTGGATGACCTCGATCAACCCGGTGCTCGCGCCCGGCTGGTTCACCGGCTACGTCGAGCTCCGACACATCACCGTGAACGTCGGCGACATCGGCACGCTCAACGAGCTGCTCTCGGACGAGACGCTGTCGCCCTCCGCGCTGGTCTCCCGGATGCTCGACGTCCCCCTGTTCAAGCTCATCGTCGTCGTCGCGATGACGAACGTCGGCAGCATCGTCGCGAGCTTCCTGTTCGCCGTCTACGTGATCCCGGCGATGTTCGGCGCCGAAGTCGGCGGCGTCGACGAGGTGGGGCGGCTCCTGATCGACGGCGCGTACGCCGGCGCGGAGCTGATCCGGAACGCCCTCACGGGCGGGGGTGGCGCGTGA
- a CDS encoding ArsR/SmtB family transcription factor, whose translation MSRLLPSLPDATPEDREPRVVGVDDEDADDLIAALGSETAREILTRLHDEPATKSELAAEVDTSLQNVQYHLAKLDGADLVDVVDTTYSEKGREMDVYAAADEPLVLFAGGEEESAGIKSALMRLLGGYALIAATAAVAQRLLSVAGPTARVTTTTGDGGGDAGVTAEQSGGDGGGADAAADGGDAAVDGTVEYVVDPLADYAVSLLEPGVVFFIGAALVFTVAWAYWYRTART comes from the coding sequence ATGTCGCGGCTGTTGCCCTCCCTGCCCGACGCGACTCCCGAGGACCGGGAGCCGCGGGTCGTGGGCGTCGACGACGAGGACGCGGACGACCTCATCGCGGCGCTCGGCTCCGAGACCGCCCGCGAGATCCTCACCCGCCTCCACGACGAGCCGGCGACCAAGTCGGAGCTCGCGGCCGAGGTCGACACGTCCCTCCAGAACGTGCAGTACCACCTCGCGAAGCTCGACGGGGCCGACCTCGTCGACGTCGTCGACACGACCTACTCCGAGAAGGGCCGCGAGATGGACGTGTACGCCGCCGCCGACGAGCCGCTCGTGCTGTTCGCCGGCGGCGAGGAGGAGTCGGCCGGGATCAAGAGCGCGCTGATGCGGCTGCTCGGCGGGTACGCGCTCATCGCGGCGACGGCCGCCGTCGCCCAGCGCCTCCTCTCGGTGGCGGGGCCGACGGCCCGCGTGACGACGACGACCGGAGACGGGGGCGGAGACGCCGGCGTCACCGCGGAGCAGTCCGGGGGTGACGGCGGGGGAGCCGACGCCGCCGCCGACGGCGGCGACGCGGCGGTCGACGGCACGGTCGAGTACGTCGTCGACCCGCTCGCCGACTACGCCGTCTCGCTGCTCGAACCGGGCGTCGTCTTCTTCATCGGCGCGGCGCTCGTGTTCACGGTCGCGTGGGCGTACTGGTACCGGACAGCCCGGACCTGA
- a CDS encoding bifunctional nuclease family protein, with protein MEHEAEVVGVGAGSAPGGDVPAVILSVRDEYVPIFVSADQAQSIGLALEGEPFDRPLTHDLLVDILTEFGGAIDRVRVDDLRDGTFYAKVDAERYENGEPERFVFDARPSDALALAVRVDCPVVVSDAVIDEAGRSPDSVRFDDDPPEGS; from the coding sequence ATGGAACACGAAGCCGAGGTCGTCGGGGTCGGAGCGGGCTCCGCGCCGGGCGGCGACGTGCCGGCGGTCATCCTCTCGGTCCGAGACGAGTACGTCCCGATCTTCGTCAGCGCCGACCAGGCGCAGTCGATCGGATTGGCGTTGGAGGGCGAGCCGTTCGACCGGCCGCTGACGCACGACCTGCTCGTCGACATCCTCACCGAGTTCGGCGGGGCGATCGACCGCGTCAGGGTCGACGACCTCCGCGACGGCACCTTCTACGCGAAGGTCGACGCGGAGCGGTACGAGAACGGCGAGCCGGAGCGGTTCGTCTTCGACGCGCGCCCCTCCGACGCGCTCGCGCTCGCCGTCCGGGTCGACTGCCCCGTCGTCGTCTCCGACGCGGTGATCGACGAGGCCGGCCGCTCCCCGGACTCCGTCCGCTTCGACGACGACCCGCCGGAGGGCTCCTGA
- a CDS encoding acyl-CoA thioesterase, with product MDETATVAESHTEMTEMLLPNDTNNLGRALGGAVLHWMDICGAIAGMRFSNRQVVTASMDHVDFISSIEMGEVAVIEGYVFNVGRTSLDVKVDVRAENPRTDEQRRTTTSYFTFVALDDEGSPASVPELTCPTPEEEALREEAIEGRREQLTDIVERYDL from the coding sequence ATGGACGAGACGGCGACCGTCGCGGAATCGCACACGGAGATGACCGAGATGCTGCTGCCGAACGACACGAACAACCTCGGGCGGGCGCTCGGGGGCGCCGTCCTCCACTGGATGGACATCTGCGGCGCCATCGCCGGGATGCGCTTCTCGAACCGGCAGGTGGTCACCGCCTCGATGGACCACGTCGACTTCATCTCCTCCATCGAGATGGGCGAGGTCGCCGTCATCGAGGGGTACGTGTTCAACGTCGGGCGCACGAGCCTCGACGTGAAGGTCGACGTGCGCGCGGAGAACCCGAGGACCGACGAACAGCGCCGCACGACGACCTCCTACTTCACGTTCGTCGCGCTCGACGACGAGGGGTCCCCCGCGAGCGTCCCGGAGCTGACCTGTCCGACGCCGGAAGAGGAGGCGCTGCGGGAGGAGGCGATCGAGGGCCGGCGCGAACAGCTCACCGACATCGTCGAGCGGTACGACCTCTGA
- a CDS encoding GIY-YIG nuclease family protein, which translates to MSGAGAPDPDDGGTYTLLVELADPAVIEVGALGEARFDGGVYAYTGSALGAGGFARVDRHRRTARGEHDVRHWHVDHLLGHPDARIDRVVRSVGADVECAVAERLRAGPVDGFGASDCGCPSHLAATEEGESLGAFASRVRGAHEAAVAAHEGLGSSHTARVDVVAGE; encoded by the coding sequence GTGAGCGGGGCCGGGGCTCCCGATCCCGACGACGGCGGCACCTACACCCTCCTCGTGGAGCTCGCTGATCCCGCCGTAATCGAGGTCGGCGCGCTCGGCGAGGCCCGCTTCGACGGGGGCGTCTACGCGTACACCGGCAGCGCGCTCGGCGCGGGCGGGTTCGCGCGCGTCGACCGTCACCGCCGGACCGCGCGCGGCGAACACGACGTCCGCCACTGGCACGTCGATCACCTCCTCGGTCACCCGGACGCCCGGATCGACCGCGTCGTCCGGAGCGTCGGCGCCGACGTCGAGTGCGCGGTCGCCGAGCGCCTCCGGGCGGGGCCGGTCGACGGGTTCGGCGCGTCCGACTGCGGCTGCCCGAGCCACCTCGCCGCCACCGAGGAGGGAGAGTCGCTCGGCGCGTTCGCCTCGCGAGTCAGGGGTGCGCACGAGGCGGCGGTCGCAGCCCACGAGGGGCTCGGTTCGTCGCACACGGCGCGGGTCGACGTCGTCGCCGGCGAGTAG
- a CDS encoding thiol-disulfide oxidoreductase DCC family protein, whose translation MSHDSDAPVLIFDGDCPYCSVAALALRRLDGVVAVPWEADPVGPFLDAQFGSRPFAMVLVDPRERRVYAGRSAAEELADRAGTPGIVGGLVRDNYDRIADVVGTLSGRGRDPADVHETYRLTDDARDLVDDLRPAASDPPEALS comes from the coding sequence ATGAGTCACGACTCGGACGCGCCGGTGCTGATCTTCGACGGCGACTGTCCGTACTGCTCGGTCGCGGCCCTCGCGCTCCGCCGGCTGGACGGCGTCGTCGCGGTGCCGTGGGAGGCCGACCCGGTCGGCCCGTTCCTCGACGCGCAGTTCGGCTCGCGCCCGTTCGCGATGGTGCTCGTCGACCCCCGCGAGCGCCGGGTGTACGCCGGGCGCTCGGCCGCCGAGGAGCTCGCCGACCGCGCCGGCACCCCGGGGATCGTCGGCGGGCTCGTCCGCGACAACTACGACCGGATCGCCGACGTCGTCGGGACGCTGTCGGGCCGCGGCCGCGACCCCGCCGACGTCCACGAGACGTACCGGCTCACCGACGACGCGCGCGACCTCGTCGACGACCTCCGCCCCGCCGCGAGCGACCCGCCGGAGGCGCTGTCGTGA
- a CDS encoding DUF7545 family protein: MGETETYTITGPDGDEESFELPAGLVDVLSEQGEQPTRVVSDVVVQAMAQQAHVIVHHSEGDVPEDIAEMNETAAELFEERFGQSLEDALGHSH, from the coding sequence ATGGGAGAGACGGAAACCTACACGATCACCGGTCCCGACGGTGACGAGGAGTCGTTCGAACTGCCCGCCGGTCTCGTCGACGTGCTCAGCGAGCAGGGCGAACAGCCCACCCGCGTCGTCAGCGACGTCGTGGTACAGGCGATGGCCCAGCAGGCGCACGTCATCGTCCACCACAGCGAGGGCGACGTGCCGGAGGACATCGCGGAGATGAACGAGACGGCCGCGGAGCTGTTCGAGGAGCGGTTCGGGCAGTCGCTCGAGGACGCGCTCGGTCACTCGCACTGA